One region of Chanodichthys erythropterus isolate Z2021 chromosome 24, ASM2448905v1, whole genome shotgun sequence genomic DNA includes:
- the LOC137015510 gene encoding monocyte chemotactic protein 1B-like: MMTVLKTAILLLMLCCAVQLTSAGLADDLAKSICCFSEKNIRIPEKKLESYHWTSNICPVRYIVFKTVEKRQFCMNPENSWAKLNKNHIDKKRASKSPK; the protein is encoded by the exons ATGATGACTGTATTAAAGACTGCAATACTGCTTCTgatgctgtgctgtgctgtgcaaCTTACCTCAGCTG GTCTTGCAGATGATTTAGCAAAAAGTATCTGTTGCTTTAGTGAAAAAAACATCAGAATTCCAGAGAAAAAGTTGGAGTCTTATCATTGGACAAGTAACATTTGCCCAGTCAGATACATTGT GTTCAAAACAGTTGAGAAGAGACAATTCTGTATGAACCCTGAAAATAGCTGGGCCAAGCTGAACAAAAACCACATAGACAAGAAAAGGGCTTCAAAATCACCAAAATGA